The genome window TTAGTTCCTTTATGTTCGTTGCTGTATCCTGTATACACTTGTGCCAGCAGTTCAGGTTCCAAAAAATATGGAGAATTTCTTGCTCTGTCAAATTTCAATAAATCTCTGGGAGTGGAATAGATATTTTTGTCGCCATATATTTTGTCTAGATAATCGATGCCAATTTCTACCCTGTTGGCTTTATAGGATGGCGCTACATTATGTTTGTCTTTTTCAAAATCCAAGACAAAAGTATGAGTCATTCCCAGCGGTTTGAAAATGATCTGTGCCATCGCATCTCTATAGGAAAGCTTGGTTACTTTCTCAATAATCAAAGCCAGCATCGCATAATTAGTATTGCAGTATGCAAAACGGGTACCGGTTTTTTGCTCCAATTGGATTCCTTTAGTCCCCATTATCGTTAATATATCATGATTGGTCAAAGTATTATGTCTGTCCCAGACACTTTTGTCCCGATCGGTAAAATAGGCATAGCTGCGCATACCGCTTCTATGGCAAAGCAGCATCCTAACAGTAACCTCTGGATAGGGAAATTCTGGCAGGAAATCAGTTACTTTCTGGTCTAAGTCAATTCTTTTTGCATTTACTAATTTTAATACAGCCGTTGCTGTCAGTACTTTGCTGACCGACGCAATATGAATAGAAGTAGTGTCAGTTATTGGTGTTTTGTCTCTTAAATTAGAATAACCTTCGTATTTTTCATAAATGATCTGGCCATTTTTTGCCACAAGAAACCCGCCGTTCATACTATTATTTGGCCAGTTTTTCTTAACGAAAGAATCAATCTGGAGCTGTTTTTCTTTGATATAATCTGCAGTAAGTGGTTCTTCCTTGCCCATAGGTTTCATTTTAGGCAAAACATTTTTTGGAAGATCAGCGTCTTTTATTTCTATTGCCGCTTTTTCTTTAGCATCAGATTCATTTTTGCAGGAAGTCAATACCGCTATTGGGAGCAGTAAATATAGTATATTTGCCTTTTTTATTAAATTCATTTTTGAGGGACTAAAAAGCAAATATATATAATCCTCCGGTTTTGTTTTTGTTTTTTTTTATTTATGAATATTATTTTTTATTAACCCGAAAAAAGGAGTTTTTTATAGTTAATTAATCATCATCGTGTTAAGTTTTTTTAGTAAAGAAAAAGGTTTATTAAAAAAGTGGAAATTAAATAATAAAGTTATATTTGTAACAAATATTGTTTTTTAAGTTACATTTTTACAAATTTTAAAAAAATAAATATGAAATTCGGAATTATAAAAGAAAGAAAAAATCCGCCGGACAGGAGGGTCGTTTTCTCACCAAATGAATTAGCCAAAATAAAGCAGCAGTACCATGACTGCACTGTAAAAGTTGAAAGTTCTGATATTCGAATTTTTACGGATGTTCAATATCAAAGCATGGGAATCGAAGTTGTTAATGATGTAAGTGACTGCGATGTTCTTTTTGGGGTAAAGGAAGTTCCTGTGGATCATTTGATTCCTAATAAATCCTATTTCTTTTTTTCGCATACTATCAAAAAACAGCCTTATAACCGAAAATTACTGCAGGCAGTTTTGGAAAAAAACATTGATCTGTATGATCACGAAACCATTGTTGATTCTCATAACCGAAGATTAATCGGTTTTGGGCGGTATGCTGGATTTGTAGGGACTTATAATGCTTTCCGTGCTTTCGGAATTAAATTTGAGCTGTTTAAAATGCCAAAAGCCGAAACGCTCTCTGGTAAAGATGCCTTGACTGCCCATCTGAAAAGACATATTCTGCCTCCTCTGAAAATTGTGGTTACAGGAACAGGTAAAGTTGGAAATGGTGCTGCGGAAATGCTGAAAGCTATGAAAATAAAAGAAGTTACACCTGAAAATTTTCTGGCTAAAAATTTCACCCAGGCCGTTTATACCCAGATTGATGTTTTGGATTATAATAAAAGAAAAGACGGTCAGGTATTGGATTTTATCGATTTTCATAATAATCCGTCAGAATATATTTCAGACTTTGAACGTTTCACCAAAGTTTCAGATATTTATATAACGGCTCATTTTCATGCTAATGATGCTCCTGTAATTTTATCCCGCGAAATGCTTCAGGCTAATGACTGCAAAATAAAAGTAGTGGCTGATATTTCCTGCGACGTTAATGGTCCAATCGCGTGTACGCTGCGTTCCTCGACTATTGCCGATCCATTATACGGTTATCTTCCAAACGAAGACAAAGAAGTAGATGTTTTTCATCCAGCAGCTATTGTCGTTATGGCTGTTGATAATTTACCTTGTGAATTGCCAAAAGATTCGAGCGAAGGTTTTGGAGAAATGTTTTCAGAGCATGTTATTCCTGCTTTTTTCAATGGTGATAAAGACGGTATCCTCAAAAGAGCAAAAATAACCGAAAACGGAAAACTCACCGAACGTTTCGGCTATCTGCAGGATTATGTTGATGGAAAATGAAAATAATTATTAATTGTTAATAGTTAATTATGAATTAAATTAGCGTTGAATAAGGTTTAAAAAATAATTAACCATTACAATTTAACCATTAATTTAAACCATATCCTCGGGTTTCACCCATTTATCAAATTCTTCGGGAGTTACATACCCTAACCGTACTGCTTCTTCTTTGAGCGTTGTTCCATTTTTGTGCGCAGTTTGTGCGATTTCTGCCGATTTATAATAACCGATTTTGGTATTCAGAGCTGTGACCAGCATCAATGAATTATTGACAAGTTCTTTAATTCGTTTGTAGTTTGGTTCAATACCCTGAGCACAATGAATGTCAAAGGAATAGCAGGCATCACCTAGCAGTTCAGCAGACTGTAGAAAGTTGGCAGCCATAATCGGTTTAAAAACATTCAGTTCGTATTGCCCCTGCATACCGCCAACGGTAATTGCCATGTCATTTCCAATCACCTGCGCACAAACCATCGTTAAGGCTTCGCATTGGGTTGGATTAACTTTTCCGGGCATAATCGAAGAGCCGGGTTCATTCTCGGGAATAAGTATTTCGCCAATGCCAGATCGCGGTCCTGATGCGAGCATTCTAATATCGTTGGCAATTTTATTCAATGAAACGGCCAATTGTTTGAGAGCACCGTGTGTTTCAACAATCGCATCATGAGCCGCCAAAGCTTCAAACTTATTGGAAGCAGTTACAAATGGATGTCCTGTAAACTGCGAAATATATTCTGCTGCTTTTATGTCATAACCTTTGGGTGTGTTCAGGCCAGTGCCAACCGCGGTACCGCCTAATGCAATTTCGGATAAATGCTGTAATGTATTTTTGACTGCTTTTAATCCAAAATCCAGCTGTGCTGCATAACCTGAAATTTCCTGACCTAATGTTAAGGGAGTGGCATCCATTAAGTGCGTACGTCCTATTTTGACCACTGATTTAAATTCGGCAGCTTTTTTTTGAAGCGTGTTTTTTAGTTTTTCTACATTCGGGATGGTATTTTCTACCACGGTTTTGTAGGCAGCAATATGCATGGCAGTTGGAAAAGTGTCATTGGATGACTGTGATTTATTGACATCATCATTTGCTTTTATGAAAGGCTCATCGTCAGTAATGCTAAGTTTTTTCAATACTTGAGCACGATTGGCAATTACCTCGTTGACATTCATATTGCTTTGCGTACCCGAACCAGTCTGCCAGATTACGAGCGGAAATTCACCAGCAAGTTCACCGGCAAGAATTTCATCACATACCAAAGCAATGTAATCTCTTTTCTCGGCAGTCAGGACTCCTAATTCACAATTGGCGTAGGCGGCTGCTTTTTTGAGATAGGCAAAACCTTTTATAATGGCTTTTGGCATTGACGCCTCAGCACCAATTTTGAAATTGTTTCGCGAGCGTTCCGTTTGAGCGCCCCAGTATCTGTCTGCCGAGACCTGCACTTCTCCCATAGTGTCTTTTTCTATTCTAAAATCCATGATATTTGTTTTGTATATTTGGAATTATAATAAAGTTACTTCTTTTTTATGAAATTAATTTCACACATAAAAAAAATGTATTGAGCAATCAATACATTTTTTGTAAAATTAGATATGAGATATCTTTTTATTTTAGAAACTTAGCAGCTGAAAAAAAAATTACTTTTTAACAAAATCACCAGTATTTACAACTACGAATTTTTTTGGATCAAAATATTTAACTAATGCAGTATTTACTTTTTGCACATCTAAACTTTTAACTTTGTTTTCAAAATCCTCATAATCTTTAAATGTTTTTCCTAAATCCAGATTTTCTCGTAGTTCGCGAACTAGAAATTCATCTGTTCCCAGCATAGTCTGTCTGTTTTGCAGCCATGATTTTAGAGAGCTGTCAAATTCTTCTTTGGTAAAGCCTTTATTTATAGCTTTTTGAATTTCTTCATTTAAAGCAGCTGTTAATTTGTCTTTCATTGCAGGGTTGTAAAAAGCATAAATTCCCCAATCTGATGTTGGGTCTATAGCATTAGCCTGTAAATAAGAACCTGCACCGTAGCTTAGTCCTTCTGTTTCACGAAGACGCTGCGGAATTCTGGAAGACAAGAATGAACCTCCTCCAAGCAGTTCATTTGCCATTGAAACAGCAGGATAGTCAGGATTTTTTTCTCCAATATTCAAGTTGATTTTTCCAAGCAGAACAGCATTGGTTTTATCATTAATCTGAATCGTTTTGTCATTTGATTTTACGTCAAAGTATTGGGTTGGAATTCTTTTGTAAGCAATTTTTGGATTCCAATTTTCAAAAGCAGCATTCAGGAAATTTTTTATGACAGCTTTGTCGATTCCTCCGACAAAAGTAGAAACACTATTTGCTCCTCCATAAAAAGTGCTGTAAAAATTTTTGATATCTTCAATTGTGATTTTGTTTAATGCTGCCAGACTTTCTTCTGTTGTCTCGGAGTAATATGGATGAGTTTTAGGATACAATGAGGTAATCTTTGTAAGTTCTTCATTTGCTACAGCTTGTGGTTCATTTTTATTAGCTTCTAATCCGTTTTTGGTTTCCAGTTTTAGTTTTTCAAATTCAGCAGTATCAAAAGAAGGATTTTTTAAGATGTCCTGCACCAAGTTCAAAGCATTGCTTAAATTGGCTTTGTCTGTACTAAGCCGAACATATAAACCGTCTACAGATCCCCCGAAACTAAGATTGATTTTATACTGGTCGATTTGGTCGTTGATTTCTTTTTTAGTTCTGTTTTTAGTGCCAAGTTTCAGCATGCTGGCGGTTAGCCCAGCAATCATCGATTTTTGGCTTAATGATTTTTCATCTCCCATTCTCAGTAATATTCTAGCTTCAATTTTATTTCCTTTGGCAGGTTTTTCTAATAATGCATATTTCCCTCCAGAGGCTAATTTCCCTTCCTCAGTAGATTTTATAATATTAGCTGCAGATACTTCAAAAGTGGCAGTATTAGCTTCTAATGCTTTTCCTTTGTATCCTTTAACTAATGCTGGAATATCTTTAGTTTCGGCTACTTTTGTTCTTTCGCTGGCCGCTTCTGGGATAAAACGTCCCCAGGTTCTGTTACTTTGTAAGTAATATTTTTTGGCAGCATTTTGAAGATCAGCAACTGTTAAAGCTTCAATGTTATCTCTGTCTATAAAAAACAGACGCCAGTCTCCAGCTCCAATAAATTCAGTCAGTGCAACAGACAAATTGATGGTTTTGTTGTAAGTATTCTCAAATTGCTTCAGCAGTTCATTTTTGGCACGCTTAAGATCTTCTTCTGTAAAGGTCATTTGAGGAACAGTATTCATTGTCTCCAAAAAAGCTTTCTGTACTGTGTTAATGTCTTTGTCTTTGGCAATTTCACAGGCAAAATAACTGTATGCAGGATCTTTTAATGTTAAAGTATATCCATAGACATTAGTTGATAATTTGGTTTCTACTAATGCTTTATATAATGCTCCTGAAGGATTATTTGTTAGTATTGAGATTATAGCATTATTGGCTGCATATTCTTTGTCTGAGTAACTTGGAGTGTGATAAGCCATTCCAATATATTGAATATCTCCGTTTCTTTTAAGTTCAACAAAACGTTCTCCGTCCTGAGCTGGTTCTACAGTGTAAGTCTGCGGGATTTCGTTTTTTGATTTTGGAATAGGAGCAAAGTATTCTTTAATCCAGGAAAGCGTTTTTTTCTCATCAAATTTTCCTCCAATAATAAGTGTAGCATTATTGGGCTGATAATATTTCTGATAAAATACTTTCAATCGGTTTGCTGGAACCCGCTCGATATCTTCTTTACTTCCAATAGTTGATTTTCCATAATTATGCCATAAATAGGCTGTTGAAAGAATACGTTCGTTCAATACGCCTGACGGATCATTTTCTCCTATTTCGAATTCATTGCGGACAACACTGAATTCACTGTCTAAATCCGATTGCAATATCGCAGAAGTGATCATTCTATCGGACTCCATATCAAGTGCCCATTTTAAATTTTCATCAGTTGCGGGTAAAATTTCATAATAATTAGTGCGGTCATAATAGGTTGTTCCATTGGCTTGAGCACCTTTATCTGCAATCGTTTTTTTGATGTCAGTAAACTTAGAAGAACGTTTAAACAGCATATGCTCTAATAAATGTGCCATACCCGATTCTCCATAACCTTCATGGCGTGAACCTACACCGTATACGATATTTACAACAACATTTGATTGTGCTGCATCTGGAATTAATAAAATTTTTAACCCGTTTGGCAGGCTGTATTCTTTGATGCCTTCCACCGAAGTAACAAGTGCTGCTTCCTGTGAATAGCAGTTTGCGGATAAAAATATCAGAAAAGAAATGCTTAGGAGAAGTTTTTTCATTTTTTTAGTAATTGTTTGTAAGTTTATAAGGTGTAAATATACTTTTTTTGAAAGAATAATCTTTTATTGAAAAGTGTTAAAGTAAGTGATTATTTTTCCTGTATTTTACTTTAGATT of Flavobacterium marginilacus contains these proteins:
- the fumC gene encoding class II fumarate hydratase, yielding MDFRIEKDTMGEVQVSADRYWGAQTERSRNNFKIGAEASMPKAIIKGFAYLKKAAAYANCELGVLTAEKRDYIALVCDEILAGELAGEFPLVIWQTGSGTQSNMNVNEVIANRAQVLKKLSITDDEPFIKANDDVNKSQSSNDTFPTAMHIAAYKTVVENTIPNVEKLKNTLQKKAAEFKSVVKIGRTHLMDATPLTLGQEISGYAAQLDFGLKAVKNTLQHLSEIALGGTAVGTGLNTPKGYDIKAAEYISQFTGHPFVTASNKFEALAAHDAIVETHGALKQLAVSLNKIANDIRMLASGPRSGIGEILIPENEPGSSIMPGKVNPTQCEALTMVCAQVIGNDMAITVGGMQGQYELNVFKPIMAANFLQSAELLGDACYSFDIHCAQGIEPNYKRIKELVNNSLMLVTALNTKIGYYKSAEIAQTAHKNGTTLKEEAVRLGYVTPEEFDKWVKPEDMV
- a CDS encoding serine hydrolase domain-containing protein, producing MNLIKKANILYLLLPIAVLTSCKNESDAKEKAAIEIKDADLPKNVLPKMKPMGKEEPLTADYIKEKQLQIDSFVKKNWPNNSMNGGFLVAKNGQIIYEKYEGYSNLRDKTPITDTTSIHIASVSKVLTATAVLKLVNAKRIDLDQKVTDFLPEFPYPEVTVRMLLCHRSGMRSYAYFTDRDKSVWDRHNTLTNHDILTIMGTKGIQLEQKTGTRFAYCNTNYAMLALIIEKVTKLSYRDAMAQIIFKPLGMTHTFVLDFEKDKHNVAPSYKANRVEIGIDYLDKIYGDKNIYSTPRDLLKFDRARNSPYFLEPELLAQVYTGYSNEHKGTKNYGLGIRMINWETGKNFYFHNGWWHGFTSSYITLKDENVTIIALSNKFNRSTYAVRKLSVIFGDYPFKVKDTE
- a CDS encoding M16 family metallopeptidase, which encodes MKKLLLSISFLIFLSANCYSQEAALVTSVEGIKEYSLPNGLKILLIPDAAQSNVVVNIVYGVGSRHEGYGESGMAHLLEHMLFKRSSKFTDIKKTIADKGAQANGTTYYDRTNYYEILPATDENLKWALDMESDRMITSAILQSDLDSEFSVVRNEFEIGENDPSGVLNERILSTAYLWHNYGKSTIGSKEDIERVPANRLKVFYQKYYQPNNATLIIGGKFDEKKTLSWIKEYFAPIPKSKNEIPQTYTVEPAQDGERFVELKRNGDIQYIGMAYHTPSYSDKEYAANNAIISILTNNPSGALYKALVETKLSTNVYGYTLTLKDPAYSYFACEIAKDKDINTVQKAFLETMNTVPQMTFTEEDLKRAKNELLKQFENTYNKTINLSVALTEFIGAGDWRLFFIDRDNIEALTVADLQNAAKKYYLQSNRTWGRFIPEAASERTKVAETKDIPALVKGYKGKALEANTATFEVSAANIIKSTEEGKLASGGKYALLEKPAKGNKIEARILLRMGDEKSLSQKSMIAGLTASMLKLGTKNRTKKEINDQIDQYKINLSFGGSVDGLYVRLSTDKANLSNALNLVQDILKNPSFDTAEFEKLKLETKNGLEANKNEPQAVANEELTKITSLYPKTHPYYSETTEESLAALNKITIEDIKNFYSTFYGGANSVSTFVGGIDKAVIKNFLNAAFENWNPKIAYKRIPTQYFDVKSNDKTIQINDKTNAVLLGKINLNIGEKNPDYPAVSMANELLGGGSFLSSRIPQRLRETEGLSYGAGSYLQANAIDPTSDWGIYAFYNPAMKDKLTAALNEEIQKAINKGFTKEEFDSSLKSWLQNRQTMLGTDEFLVRELRENLDLGKTFKDYEDFENKVKSLDVQKVNTALVKYFDPKKFVVVNTGDFVKK
- a CDS encoding NAD(P)-dependent oxidoreductase, whose product is MKFGIIKERKNPPDRRVVFSPNELAKIKQQYHDCTVKVESSDIRIFTDVQYQSMGIEVVNDVSDCDVLFGVKEVPVDHLIPNKSYFFFSHTIKKQPYNRKLLQAVLEKNIDLYDHETIVDSHNRRLIGFGRYAGFVGTYNAFRAFGIKFELFKMPKAETLSGKDALTAHLKRHILPPLKIVVTGTGKVGNGAAEMLKAMKIKEVTPENFLAKNFTQAVYTQIDVLDYNKRKDGQVLDFIDFHNNPSEYISDFERFTKVSDIYITAHFHANDAPVILSREMLQANDCKIKVVADISCDVNGPIACTLRSSTIADPLYGYLPNEDKEVDVFHPAAIVVMAVDNLPCELPKDSSEGFGEMFSEHVIPAFFNGDKDGILKRAKITENGKLTERFGYLQDYVDGK